The bacterium genome includes a window with the following:
- a CDS encoding trigger factor has protein sequence MNKNLYSIKGRKDLPDSRAEFELEISPETVAIHRKEVLQELNSKTEMAGFRRGHIPEKILTQRFGEFRIWEEQARQALSFAITSLFENENISSLGHPDIIITKIAPKEILEAKVTITVLPKIDLPDYKALSREVNATKEKTENVTEKEVDETIENIRKQLSAKDAPDSEKNSASEIAKQDLPELNDAFVQTLGNFKNVEEFKARVKENLMKEKEHRSFEKHRIKLAEKISTSVDFPIPDILIDSELHRMEARFRGDVERMGIKYDDYLAHIKKSADQVRVDWRPDAIKRVKIELILNKIAEKEKLFPDAEKVEAEVNHIMEHNKNADRSRVKSYVESALENDKVFEFLEKQQ, from the coding sequence ATGAATAAAAATTTATATTCTATCAAAGGCAGAAAAGACCTTCCGGACTCACGTGCGGAATTTGAATTGGAAATATCGCCTGAAACCGTAGCTATTCACCGAAAAGAAGTTTTGCAGGAATTGAACAGCAAAACAGAAATGGCCGGTTTCAGACGAGGCCATATTCCTGAAAAAATTCTTACTCAGCGATTCGGGGAATTCAGAATATGGGAAGAGCAAGCGCGCCAAGCGTTGTCTTTCGCGATTACCTCTCTTTTTGAAAATGAGAACATCTCCTCCTTGGGACATCCCGATATCATCATTACGAAAATAGCTCCAAAAGAAATTTTGGAAGCCAAGGTGACAATAACCGTTCTTCCTAAAATTGATTTGCCCGATTACAAGGCGCTCTCCAGAGAAGTCAACGCCACAAAAGAAAAAACTGAAAACGTTACGGAAAAAGAAGTTGACGAAACCATAGAAAACATAAGAAAACAGCTATCCGCCAAAGACGCTCCTGACTCGGAGAAAAACTCCGCTTCGGAGATTGCGAAACAGGATTTGCCGGAGTTAAACGACGCTTTCGTCCAAACGCTCGGCAACTTTAAAAATGTTGAAGAATTTAAAGCGAGAGTTAAGGAAAATTTGATGAAGGAAAAAGAACATCGCTCTTTTGAAAAACATCGGATAAAACTGGCCGAAAAAATTTCCACCTCAGTTGACTTCCCCATTCCCGACATTCTGATAGACAGCGAACTGCACCGCATGGAGGCAAGATTCCGCGGGGACGTAGAAAGAATGGGAATAAAATACGACGACTATTTGGCGCACATAAAGAAGAGCGCTGATCAAGTTCGGGTTGACTGGAGACCGGACGCCATAAAAAGAGTAAAGATTGAGCTTATCCTCAATAAAATTGCCGAAAAAGAAAAACTTTTTCCTGACGCGGAAAAAGTGGAAGCCGAAGTAAACCATATAATGGAGCACAATAAAAACGCCGACCGGTCGCGAGTAAAATCATACGTTGAATCGGCGCTTGAAAACGACAAGGTTTTTGAATTTTTGGAAAAACAACAGTAA
- a CDS encoding RsmE family RNA methyltransferase yields the protein MRLHRFYINEKIESGEVEVRDKEILHQWLKVFRLKRGNKVILFDGSGTDFVCEIKEIAKNNALLSVAETTDSPAKSPALRVFLFQSVIKKDKFEWVAEKCTEIGVADFTAVLSERSEKKGLNDDRVKKIIKEASEQSGRGTVPEFHGVKNLRDLFKEKFEMPSFALDMGGEKLQKSKIPHFGEVALFVGPEGGWSEKEISFFKERKIAVVSLGSQTLRAETAAVAAAALLLL from the coding sequence ATGCGCTTACATCGTTTTTATATAAATGAAAAAATTGAAAGTGGGGAAGTGGAAGTCCGCGATAAAGAAATCCTTCATCAGTGGCTGAAGGTTTTTCGCCTGAAGAGGGGTAATAAAGTCATCTTGTTTGACGGTAGTGGCACCGATTTTGTCTGTGAAATCAAGGAAATCGCAAAAAATAACGCGCTCCTGTCGGTGGCGGAGACGACCGATTCTCCCGCAAAAAGTCCGGCTTTGAGGGTTTTTTTGTTTCAGTCGGTAATAAAGAAAGACAAGTTTGAGTGGGTGGCGGAAAAATGCACGGAGATAGGAGTTGCCGATTTTACGGCCGTTTTATCTGAAAGAAGCGAGAAAAAAGGATTGAACGATGACAGGGTAAAAAAGATAATAAAAGAGGCGTCAGAACAGTCGGGCAGAGGGACGGTACCCGAGTTTCATGGCGTGAAAAACTTGCGGGATTTGTTTAAGGAAAAATTTGAAATGCCGTCTTTTGCTTTGGATATGGGCGGAGAAAAACTCCAAAAATCAAAAATTCCCCACTTTGGGGAGGTTGCTTTGTTTGTGGGTCCGGAAGGGGGGTGGAGTGAAAAAGAGATTTCGTTTTTTAAGGAAAGGAAAATTGCCGTTGTATCTTTGGGTAGCCAGACGCTTAGAGCCGAAACAGCCGCCGTGGCGGCGGCGGCACTGCTACTTTTATAA
- a CDS encoding ATP-dependent Clp protease proteolytic subunit, which translates to MMLIPTVIEKSQFGERAYDIYSRLLRENIIFLGGPIDDHSANIIIAQMLFLQAEDPKKDVWLYVNSPGGSVTSTLAIIDTMNHIKNDVATVCIGIAASGGAIVLSAGKKGKRYALPNAEVMIHQPLGGVEGQATDIAITAKHILKTRENLNKILAVNTGQSVEKIEKDVERDFFMDAKEAVNYGIIDKVLPKNK; encoded by the coding sequence ATTATGCTTATCCCCACCGTTATAGAAAAATCGCAATTCGGCGAACGCGCGTATGACATTTACTCGCGTCTTTTACGAGAAAACATAATTTTCTTGGGCGGACCGATAGATGATCATAGCGCAAACATAATAATAGCCCAAATGCTTTTTCTCCAAGCAGAAGACCCGAAAAAAGACGTCTGGCTTTACGTCAACTCCCCCGGTGGTTCCGTTACTTCCACTTTGGCTATAATAGACACCATGAATCATATAAAAAACGACGTGGCTACGGTTTGTATCGGCATTGCCGCCTCGGGCGGTGCCATCGTTCTTTCAGCCGGCAAGAAGGGCAAACGCTACGCCTTGCCTAACGCGGAAGTCATGATACACCAGCCCCTCGGAGGCGTAGAAGGCCAAGCCACGGATATTGCCATTACGGCAAAACATATTTTGAAGACAAGAGAAAATCTGAACAAAATTTTGGCTGTAAATACCGGACAATCTGTTGAAAAAATAGAAAAAGACGTGGAACGCGACTTCTTTATGGATGCTAAAGAAGCGGTAAACTATGGAATTATTGACAAAGTATTGCCAAAAAATAAATAG
- the rny gene encoding ribonuclease Y, producing the protein MSLKLVVVLAGLSGLVGIALGYYLRLIISLGKKGSMELRIKEMELAGKEKAKQIIVKAEEEAVDVLKEARVEMKERDEKLKKTEERLIKKEDFLDRRQTDIDKEIEGLKLKIVDIKKVKERVDKLSEEKQAELEKIASLSEAEAKQELLTLAEKRYEADILSRMQKMEQYGEEKLEKRAQEILSTAIQRLGNSVASDVLTTTVTIPSDELKGKIIGKEGRNIKAFERATGVEIIVDDTPGAITISSFDPVRRQVARVALENLILDGRIQPAKIESAVEKAGAEINKVIKEKGSQAAYETGVINMDPRIIAILGRLHFRTSYGQNVLQHSIEMAHIAAMIAEELGANVAIAKAGALLHDIGKAVDHEVQGTHVEIGRRILQKFGAPEEVIKAMQAHHGEYPYETIESVIVQVADAISGARPGARRDTVENYLKRLEELETIASSFVGVEKAYALQAGREIRVFVTPTEVSDLDAKKMAQNMAERIEQELKYPGEIKVTIIRETRIVEYAR; encoded by the coding sequence ATGTCATTAAAATTAGTAGTCGTGCTCGCGGGACTTTCGGGTCTTGTGGGTATTGCGCTTGGCTACTATCTGCGTCTTATCATTTCTCTTGGTAAAAAGGGCTCCATGGAGCTTAGAATCAAAGAAATGGAGCTCGCGGGTAAAGAAAAGGCCAAGCAAATCATAGTCAAAGCGGAAGAGGAAGCGGTTGATGTTTTGAAAGAAGCGCGCGTTGAGATGAAAGAAAGAGACGAGAAACTTAAAAAAACAGAAGAGCGTCTCATAAAAAAAGAGGATTTTTTGGACAGAAGACAGACCGATATTGATAAAGAAATAGAAGGATTGAAGTTAAAAATCGTTGACATTAAAAAAGTCAAAGAGCGGGTTGATAAATTGTCCGAAGAAAAGCAGGCGGAACTTGAGAAAATCGCTTCTCTTAGCGAAGCTGAAGCCAAACAAGAACTTTTGACTCTGGCCGAGAAAAGATATGAGGCCGACATATTGTCCAGAATGCAAAAAATGGAACAGTATGGCGAAGAAAAGCTTGAAAAAAGAGCCCAAGAAATACTTTCCACGGCCATACAACGTCTTGGAAATTCCGTGGCTTCCGATGTTTTGACGACCACCGTTACCATCCCTTCCGACGAGTTGAAGGGCAAGATAATAGGAAAAGAAGGTAGAAATATCAAGGCCTTTGAACGAGCGACCGGTGTTGAAATTATTGTTGACGACACTCCGGGAGCCATAACTATTTCTTCTTTTGATCCGGTACGCAGGCAAGTGGCGCGAGTAGCCCTTGAGAACTTGATACTGGACGGCCGAATACAGCCGGCCAAAATAGAATCCGCGGTGGAAAAGGCCGGCGCTGAAATAAACAAAGTAATAAAGGAAAAAGGAAGCCAGGCGGCATACGAAACCGGCGTCATAAACATGGACCCGAGAATAATCGCTATTTTAGGCCGTCTTCACTTTCGCACAAGTTACGGCCAAAATGTCCTGCAACACTCTATTGAGATGGCCCATATCGCGGCTATGATCGCCGAAGAATTGGGCGCCAATGTAGCCATAGCAAAAGCCGGAGCGTTGCTTCATGACATAGGCAAAGCCGTAGACCACGAAGTCCAAGGCACCCATGTGGAAATCGGACGCAGGATTTTGCAAAAATTCGGCGCGCCGGAAGAAGTCATAAAGGCCATGCAGGCCCATCACGGAGAATATCCTTACGAAACAATAGAATCTGTTATAGTGCAGGTTGCTGACGCCATCTCAGGAGCTCGCCCGGGCGCGAGACGGGACACTGTGGAAAATTATCTGAAGCGCCTTGAAGAGCTGGAGACCATTGCCTCTTCTTTTGTTGGAGTTGAAAAGGCCTACGCTTTGCAAGCAGGACGCGAAATAAGGGTCTTTGTCACACCAACCGAAGTGTCCGACTTGGATGCCAAAAAAATGGCTCAAAATATGGCTGAACGGATAGAACAGGAGCTTAAATATCCCGGGGAAATCAAGGTTACAATCATCAGAGAGACGCGAATAGTGGAATACGCCCGATAG
- a CDS encoding HU family DNA-binding protein produces the protein MNKQAIVEAVHAKLGGTKVQAEEAVDTVVDSIINSLKKGDEVSIAGLGIFTVKQRAARQARNPRTGETIQVPAMKVPKFRAAKALKEAVK, from the coding sequence ATGAATAAACAAGCAATAGTAGAAGCGGTGCATGCAAAACTCGGCGGCACCAAAGTACAGGCGGAAGAAGCGGTGGACACGGTAGTTGATTCTATAATAAACTCCCTTAAGAAAGGAGATGAGGTTTCAATAGCCGGTTTGGGTATCTTTACGGTCAAGCAACGCGCGGCTCGTCAAGCCCGCAATCCTCGCACAGGTGAGACCATCCAAGTTCCGGCAATGAAAGTGCCGAAATTTAGAGCGGCCAAAGCCCTCAAGGAAGCAGTGAAATAA
- a CDS encoding RNHCP domain-containing protein — translation MAKTKNKKVKSKKKKANSGKRSLTNKKSSVTRGKKKISVKATSVSTRKNNSAGGKFSETKKFQRRKENFRCGYCGKNTDGTGYTNHCPKCLWSKHVDINPGDRQADCGALMEPVRVETKNGEHVIIHRCSECRTEKRNRMQDEDSFEAVIKVAERSGGLGIG, via the coding sequence ATGGCAAAAACAAAAAATAAAAAAGTAAAGTCAAAAAAGAAAAAAGCAAATTCCGGCAAACGCTCCTTGACTAATAAAAAATCAAGCGTCACAAGAGGAAAGAAAAAAATTTCGGTGAAAGCGACATCGGTATCCACGCGGAAAAATAATTCCGCAGGCGGTAAATTTTCGGAAACAAAAAAATTTCAGCGCAGGAAAGAAAACTTCCGATGCGGTTACTGTGGAAAAAACACTGACGGCACGGGCTACACCAACCACTGTCCCAAGTGCCTCTGGAGCAAACACGTGGATATAAATCCGGGAGACAGGCAGGCCGACTGCGGGGCTTTGATGGAGCCGGTACGAGTGGAGACAAAAAATGGCGAGCATGTAATAATACACCGGTGCAGTGAGTGTCGAACAGAAAAAAGAAACCGAATGCAAGACGAAGATTCGTTTGAGGCAGTTATCAAAGTGGCGGAAAGAAGCGGGGGTCTTGGAATAGGTTAA
- a CDS encoding glycosyltransferase — protein sequence MKNEIKRIAIFTTEDFLPPYVGGAELAIKEITQRMPDVHFDLYVARLRRKNPSLLKTASAPFNKGRIPKEETIGNVTIRRIGFGCFLDKYLLSMFGARVAGKIHNGMKKRALQNPPARGLATSFSKGGIESCGYDLVWAVMASYGGFAASFFKKKNPDVPFLLTLQEGDSLEHIFKRLGIFKKLFYKIFERADGIQAISSYLAEWKKFGFKGGDMNVRVIPNGVDVNNFQFSIFNFQSRRQELRKELGIGEGEKVVITTSRLEKKNAVDVLIKAMGEISNFKFPISNLQNGKLEAKLRLLIVGSGSEEKELKELAEKEGIAERTIFVPFLPHEKIPEYLSVADVFVRVSRSEGLGNSFLEAMAVGLPIIGTPVGGIPDFLKDGQTGLFCKMEDADDLAEKIKIILTDKNLHLRLSENGRNLVKEKYDWDIVASAMRKMFEDVGATLGRSE from the coding sequence ATGAAAAACGAAATAAAAAGAATTGCTATATTTACGACGGAGGATTTTTTGCCTCCTTATGTCGGCGGGGCGGAATTGGCTATAAAAGAAATTACGCAGAGAATGCCGGATGTGCATTTTGATTTGTATGTGGCGAGGTTGAGGAGAAAAAATCCCTCCTTGCTGAAGACAGCAAGTGCTCCCTTTAACAAAGGGAGAATACCGAAAGAGGAAACGATTGGAAATGTTACGATCCGAAGAATCGGCTTCGGTTGTTTTTTGGATAAATATTTGTTGTCGATGTTTGGGGCGAGGGTGGCGGGGAAAATTCACAATGGAATGAAAAAGAGGGCATTGCAAAATCCTCCGGCTCGCGGACTCGCCACCTCCTTTAGTAAAGGAGGAATAGAATCATGCGGATATGATTTGGTGTGGGCTGTGATGGCGTCTTATGGCGGGTTTGCGGCAAGTTTTTTTAAAAAGAAAAATCCCGACGTTCCGTTTCTTTTGACGCTTCAAGAAGGGGATTCGCTTGAGCATATTTTTAAACGCCTTGGAATTTTCAAAAAACTTTTTTATAAAATTTTTGAAAGGGCGGACGGAATTCAAGCTATCAGTTCATATCTCGCCGAGTGGAAAAAGTTCGGATTCAAAGGCGGTGATATGAATGTGCGGGTGATACCGAATGGAGTGGATGTAAATAATTTTCAATTTTCAATTTTCAATTTTCAATCAAGGAGACAAGAATTGAGAAAAGAGTTGGGGATTGGGGAAGGGGAGAAAGTTGTGATTACGACTTCAAGGTTGGAGAAAAAAAACGCGGTGGATGTTTTGATAAAAGCGATGGGGGAAATTTCAAATTTCAAATTTCCAATTTCCAATTTGCAGAATGGGAAACTGGAGGCAAAACTCCGCTTGCTTATAGTCGGTTCCGGATCAGAAGAAAAAGAGCTTAAGGAACTTGCCGAGAAGGAAGGGATTGCCGAGAGAACTATTTTCGTTCCGTTTCTGCCACATGAAAAAATTCCGGAGTACCTTTCTGTTGCCGATGTTTTTGTTCGCGTCTCGCGTTCGGAAGGTTTGGGCAACTCGTTTCTTGAGGCGATGGCGGTGGGGCTTCCGATTATCGGTACGCCCGTTGGAGGCATACCTGATTTTTTAAAAGACGGCCAAACAGGACTTTTTTGTAAAATGGAAGACGCGGACGACTTGGCGGAAAAAATAAAAATAATTTTAACGGATAAGAATTTACATTTACGACTTTCAGAAAACGGAAGGAATCTTGTGAAAGAAAAATACGACTGGGACATCGTGGCAAGTGCCATGAGAAAAATGTTTGAAGACGTGGGCGCGACACTCGGCAGGAGTGAATAA
- a CDS encoding YraN family protein: MAKHNETGRLGEDIACKFMTGEGFRVLDRNYSRKWGELDIVAVKRGKLHFVEVKTVSRDLESLEIARKKGIVDGYKPEDNIHAWKVKRLRRVIQTYLANQKNDPDWQFDVVTVMVDEKKRLARVFLHDNVIL, translated from the coding sequence ATGGCTAAACATAACGAAACAGGCCGGTTGGGAGAGGATATTGCTTGTAAATTCATGACCGGAGAAGGATTTCGGGTTTTGGATAGAAATTACAGCCGAAAATGGGGGGAATTGGACATAGTGGCGGTCAAAAGAGGGAAGTTGCATTTTGTGGAAGTGAAAACCGTTTCAAGAGATTTGGAGTCATTGGAAATAGCGCGGAAGAAGGGGATAGTTGATGGATATAAACCGGAAGATAACATACACGCGTGGAAGGTAAAACGTCTGCGCCGTGTTATTCAGACCTATCTTGCAAATCAGAAAAACGACCCCGATTGGCAATTTGATGTCGTCACCGTTATGGTTGATGAAAAAAAACGTTTAGCTCGAGTTTTTTTGCATGACAATGTGATTCTTTAA
- a CDS encoding NUDIX domain-containing protein: MTLQVGVKIFLRNKENKYLILKRSAKRYPGLKNLWDIPGGRINPGSSLLENLKREVREETGIELDSVPVLITAQDILRPDKHIVRLTYTGEGEGEPRLSDEEEDFRWLTLDEMMGFDGLDEYTREALAHVTCSL; this comes from the coding sequence ATGACTTTACAAGTAGGCGTAAAAATATTTCTCCGAAATAAGGAGAATAAATACTTAATTCTCAAGCGTTCTGCCAAGAGATATCCAGGACTTAAAAATCTCTGGGACATTCCGGGCGGTAGGATAAATCCCGGCTCTTCTCTTTTGGAAAACTTGAAGAGGGAAGTCAGGGAGGAAACCGGTATTGAACTTGACTCCGTTCCTGTCTTGATTACCGCGCAGGACATTTTGCGTCCGGACAAACATATTGTCCGTTTGACCTATACGGGGGAAGGGGAGGGAGAGCCGCGGTTATCAGATGAAGAGGAGGACTTTCGGTGGCTGACACTTGATGAAATGATGGGATTTGACGGACTGGACGAATATACGCGGGAGGCGCTCGCGCATGTAACATGTAGCTTGTAA
- a CDS encoding helix-turn-helix domain-containing protein — protein sequence MRFDKVRAFELRKQGKSYKEISQLLGMSLSTLSDWFKNEPWSNEIKSRLASKASAKNACKLELMHKARSTQLKNLYEKARREAKDEYKKFRENPLFIAGLMIYWGEGDKLSKYRCSVANTEPKMIRIFVKFLVLCGVKYDRIVGWILLYPDLDASVCRNFWVKEAGLDNIRFTKSIIIKGKSTIKRLHYGVCNVGFHNRYFKEKMLIWFQLVAKDLV from the coding sequence ATGCGGTTTGATAAAGTTAGAGCTTTTGAATTAAGAAAGCAGGGTAAAAGTTATAAGGAAATTAGCCAATTGTTGGGCATGTCTTTGTCTACTCTTTCTGACTGGTTTAAAAATGAGCCGTGGTCAAATGAAATTAAATCGAGATTAGCTTCGAAAGCTTCAGCAAAGAATGCCTGCAAATTAGAATTGATGCATAAAGCAAGGTCTACGCAGTTGAAGAATTTATACGAAAAAGCAAGAAGAGAAGCTAAAGATGAATACAAAAAATTTCGAGAGAATCCATTGTTTATAGCCGGTTTAATGATATATTGGGGAGAAGGAGATAAGCTTTCGAAATATAGGTGTTCTGTAGCCAATACAGAACCTAAGATGATAAGAATATTTGTTAAATTTCTGGTATTGTGTGGCGTTAAATATGATCGGATTGTCGGGTGGATACTGCTATATCCTGATTTAGATGCGAGTGTTTGCCGAAATTTTTGGGTTAAGGAAGCCGGTCTGGATAATATTCGTTTTACTAAAAGCATAATTATTAAAGGAAAAAGTACCATTAAACGCCTACATTATGGTGTTTGTAATGTGGGTTTTCACAATAGATATTTTAAAGAAAAAATGTTAATATGGTTTCAATTGGTAGCCAAGGATTTGGTGTAA
- a CDS encoding HD domain-containing protein — translation MDRETFNIPKEVANVAKTLENKGFEAYLIGGCVRDTLLGKKPKDWDITTNAKPEEIQKLFTNTFYENEYGTVGIVNENVSDETLKVVEATPYREETSYSDNRRPDSVKFSTKLEDDLKRRDFTINAIALKLETTEGKDGQGEYKGQLVDLYKGQQDLKDRVIRAVGNADERFKEDALRMLRAVRLAAELGFIIEENTEKAILEDGHLLKKISAERIRDEFSRVTMSERPMEGIKLAQKLGLLKHFLPELEAGVGIEQNQAHSFDVWEHILRTVQHSAKKGFPLEVRLATLFHDIAKPNTRVWSKEKKDWTFYGHDVVGSRVTEKALKRLKFPVKLIEKVSKLVRWHMFFSDTEKITLSAVRRLISKVGTENVWDLMDVRTCDRIGTGRPKESPYRLRKYHSMIEEASRDPVSVGMLKINGGRVIEVTHETPGPRIGYILHALLEEVLDDPKKNTVQYMEERALELAKLPDSELTTLGEAGKKVRKEEDSKKVAEIRKKYWVK, via the coding sequence ATGGATAGGGAGACATTTAACATTCCAAAGGAGGTTGCAAACGTGGCAAAAACCCTTGAAAACAAGGGTTTTGAGGCGTATTTGATAGGTGGTTGCGTACGAGACACCCTTCTTGGGAAGAAGCCGAAGGACTGGGACATAACAACAAATGCCAAACCGGAAGAAATACAAAAGCTGTTTACAAACACTTTTTACGAAAATGAATACGGTACGGTGGGAATAGTGAACGAAAACGTTTCAGATGAAACATTAAAAGTCGTAGAGGCCACTCCATACAGAGAGGAAACATCCTATTCGGATAATCGCAGGCCCGATTCGGTCAAGTTCAGCACAAAACTGGAGGACGATTTAAAACGACGGGACTTTACAATAAACGCCATAGCTTTGAAATTGGAGACGACGGAAGGCAAGGACGGACAGGGAGAATATAAAGGACAGCTTGTTGACCTGTATAAAGGACAGCAAGATTTAAAAGACAGGGTCATACGAGCCGTAGGCAACGCAGACGAGCGTTTCAAAGAAGACGCCTTGCGAATGCTAAGGGCAGTACGTTTGGCGGCAGAACTTGGCTTTATTATTGAAGAAAATACAGAAAAGGCCATTTTAGAAGACGGACACCTCCTCAAGAAAATATCAGCCGAGCGTATAAGAGACGAGTTTTCACGTGTAACAATGTCAGAAAGGCCGATGGAGGGTATAAAATTGGCTCAAAAGTTGGGTCTTCTTAAGCATTTCCTTCCGGAACTTGAGGCGGGGGTTGGGATTGAACAGAATCAAGCGCACTCTTTTGATGTCTGGGAGCATATTTTGCGCACTGTTCAACACTCCGCAAAGAAGGGTTTTCCTTTAGAAGTACGGCTGGCAACACTATTTCATGACATAGCAAAGCCAAACACAAGGGTCTGGTCTAAAGAAAAAAAGGACTGGACATTTTATGGGCACGACGTAGTCGGTTCACGTGTAACCGAAAAAGCTCTGAAGCGACTGAAGTTTCCCGTGAAACTCATTGAAAAGGTGTCAAAATTAGTTAGATGGCATATGTTTTTCTCTGATACGGAAAAAATAACCTTATCTGCCGTTAGGCGACTTATTTCAAAAGTTGGTACGGAAAACGTCTGGGACCTTATGGATGTGAGAACATGCGACCGCATAGGAACAGGAAGACCCAAAGAGAGCCCTTACCGCCTACGCAAATACCATTCCATGATAGAGGAGGCCAGTCGCGACCCGGTGTCTGTTGGAATGTTGAAAATAAACGGGGGAAGGGTAATTGAGGTTACACATGAAACACCCGGGCCACGAATAGGGTACATACTCCACGCGCTATTGGAAGAAGTATTAGACGATCCCAAAAAGAACACTGTTCAATATATGGAAGAAAGAGCTTTAGAGTTGGCTAAACTTCCGGATAGTGAACTTACAACTTTAGGGGAGGCCGGGAAAAAGGTCAGAAAAGAAGAGGACTCTAAAAAAGTGGCTGAAATACGGAAAAAATACTGGGTGAAATAG
- a CDS encoding BrnA antitoxin family protein yields MKKINKNLPKNEDEEREFWAGFDLSENFSPKDFKDVSFPNLKPTTRSISIRVPEYLLARVKERANKLNIPYQSLIKEYIADGTKRR; encoded by the coding sequence ATGAAAAAAATTAACAAAAACTTGCCGAAAAACGAAGACGAAGAAAGAGAATTCTGGGCCGGTTTTGACTTAAGCGAAAATTTCAGTCCAAAAGATTTTAAAGATGTCTCATTTCCAAACCTAAAACCGACCACGCGCTCTATTTCTATCCGTGTTCCGGAATACCTACTTGCGAGAGTGAAAGAGCGCGCAAACAAACTCAATATTCCGTATCAGTCTCTCATCAAAGAATATATCGCGGATGGGACTAAAAGGAGATAG
- a CDS encoding winged helix-turn-helix domain-containing protein, producing the protein MKWDDESLAVFGLNKTETKILGVLKTAKSIQEVAKEARISRTGVAYSLSLLTERGLVERHKRGKRHVYVGIGMSGLARKLERVSQGVHIAEGGVRGARIRTSKKNEFIIHVGAKEIIPAYSRIASVNKNERVRGLQHHRSYKEIVEKASSKLLAEFNGAIIKNDIILDGILNESAYKAYAEELKADPKKFKSAVESLEGRMADYTVFPDNFFDYDAEIWIFKTTTLIINWQEEVAIEITNTNMTGFLKDMFEFVKMGGRKIDHNQMMREVLAEVEKGTTSGTDGE; encoded by the coding sequence ATGAAATGGGACGATGAATCACTCGCCGTCTTCGGTTTGAACAAGACGGAAACGAAGATACTGGGGGTGTTGAAAACGGCCAAAAGCATCCAAGAAGTCGCCAAAGAGGCCCGTATATCAAGAACGGGCGTTGCGTATAGCCTTTCTCTCCTCACAGAGCGGGGTCTTGTGGAGCGCCATAAGCGGGGAAAGCGTCACGTGTATGTGGGTATAGGGATGTCGGGTCTGGCTCGCAAGCTTGAGCGGGTAAGCCAAGGGGTGCACATTGCGGAGGGAGGTGTGCGGGGAGCTCGTATCAGAACGTCCAAGAAAAACGAATTCATTATTCATGTCGGCGCCAAAGAAATCATACCGGCGTATTCGCGTATCGCTTCCGTCAATAAGAATGAACGGGTGCGCGGGCTCCAACATCACCGCTCGTATAAAGAGATTGTAGAGAAGGCATCGTCAAAACTCTTGGCGGAGTTCAACGGGGCGATTATCAAGAACGACATCATTTTGGACGGTATTCTGAACGAAAGCGCCTACAAGGCCTATGCGGAGGAATTGAAAGCCGACCCGAAAAAATTCAAGAGCGCTGTGGAAAGTTTGGAAGGTAGAATGGCCGATTACACTGTGTTCCCGGACAATTTTTTTGATTATGATGCCGAGATTTGGATATTCAAAACAACGACGCTCATCATCAACTGGCAAGAAGAGGTGGCGATTGAGATAACAAACACCAATATGACGGGCTTTCTGAAAGACATGTTTGAGTTCGTGAAGATGGGCGGGAGGAAGATTGACCACAATCAAATGATGCGCGAGGTACTTGCGGAAGTAGAGAAGGGCACTACGAGTGGTACAGATGGTGAATAG